Part of the Coccinella septempunctata chromosome 3, icCocSept1.1, whole genome shotgun sequence genome is shown below.
TGTTGAAGGACGACCGCTTCAGGAAATTGTTCTTGAATGAAGATTATGAAATTGACGAAAATTCGGAAGAATACAGACTCATCAATCATGTGGCAaaacgggaaaaaaattgaacaaaaaagaaacactacagttctcataactttttgtctttgaagttacagatctgaaacttcttAGGCACATTTATacatagaatctactgacgagctcaaaatattttttcattaggcgaacttttattgaatttgttatttttgaattgcgGTAGTCCAAAAACGCAATAAAAATATTGAGGAAAACCGAggaggaagaagaagaggaagaaTTGGAAGGTAGGATATGATAATTTGAGTTGTCACACACTACCCATATGTTCCACAAGGACCCCCCGGTAACTAACCCACACAGAAAATTTCCAACTCGAAGGGTGATGGACAGACTATCTGAGCTGCAGTGgaaaaactgaaatagaatgaatttatttttttttgtatttgtgtaattcactaggctgaaggacttcggtcgatggccattaaagaacagttattattattattgttatgaaCTACACAAcattaaaatttgaatcttgttTGTACTATAAAAACTTAAGTCAGAAAACCTTTTTACTTCTTCCTTGACTTGCATGTGTGCAAAACTTATTTGACAAACTGAATGCGATTAAATGAAAACACTCCATTATATttctgaacatttatttttcacagtctCAATGCTCAGAATTTTTCTAGATATATTAGACATTTGTACGAAACGTAAATAATAGTATGCCTTTTAATcggtatttttcaatataccaaTAATTGATAAGAATATTATTTGTGTTGAATTCATCGACATCCACATTCTGCTGCAATTAAGTCCTTATACATTTTCATAACAACATTTCTTAACTGGTCATAAACCATAATCGgtaatgaataaaatttcactGGCACGCAGCATGGACTTCGAGACCTTTTTTCTATATCTTGAAATGTCGTAAGCATTTTCAAGTTATTGGAAAAAATATCGGCGTTATGCCTTTTGTACATTTTCCTAGACAATCATAAGCCATGAATCCTTCAGGAGCAATTATGAAGTTACTCCAATGCAATTTTCGAAAGTCCAGATAAAAATCACTCTTTGAACAATATTTGTGATGACCACGGGATTCTTCAGAATAATTTTTCGGAACTATCTCAGTCAGGTCatcattttctaaaaataaaaataaaattaaaggaATCACCTCATTATTGCTGGGCTTTCTATGAAGTTGAAAGAGattgaatgatatttttatggGACCGTTATGTTCCTAATAATAGTGCCCTGGCTTATTTGAGGACACTGCTACTCACAGACACTGACATGTTAAAACGCGCAATGTATCTGGTTATCTAGTGAGCATTACCTCTCTTTAGGCGGCTGTGGCATTACCTACTTTTTTATATCACATATCAGTGGGTCAGTGGGTAATTTTACTCAGCCAAGCAAACATGGTATAGGATTATCACATATATTTATAGTTACCTCCATCCTTAATTCTGAGTATCAAGAAGGTtctcatttttttctcattctttGCATCATTGAATATGGTTGTAGAATTGACTTGATTTGCTTCAGATATAGAAATCAAGAGCCTTAGTTCTTCAGTCATATTCACCCAAGTTTCAATCAACTTCTTGGTTATTCTGAACATCTGtgaaaaaagaattgaaattcgTAAATCGATATGAGGGCATCTGCACTATTTGAGCAATGAAGCGGACTCAAAGAGTACCCTCTCGTGAATATCATCATGGACCGTCAGATTCATTCATACAGTTTCCGAAAATCCGAAACACCTTCATTTTTTCGTCGTATCAATTAATTATTTCAAAGACGGCTCGGCAGGGTATGCAGAGTCGGCCGGGCCTAcccaaaataataataattttattcattaaaaCATATGTATGCTTAGATCTTCAAAATTGCACAACGGATTTTAGTGcggttattttcaataaatacagTGATTCAAGAGAAAGGTTTATATGAATAATTTGTTAATGACTTCGGATGAAATATGACGATAGTtaatgaaaagtcgaaaagaGTCCATTTCTGTCCGGCTGTTATGGACGACACTTTGAAAATTACGAATAGTTCGCGAGATATTGCAGGTTGAAAAGTTACATATTTTGGCAAGAAATGAATTAAAGCGTGAGTCTCACTGCGACATCCAGTCCCCACTGGATTGCACTCCAGTGCACAAAGCCGCTCTTACACGTAGCGTTTGTTCATCTTGAGAACTTGGAGCTCACACCTATGGAGTTTCATCGGATGTAGTGGCACATACACCGAGGTTTACCACTTGAGGCGGGCAAAAAAGTTGAACCTTTGCGGTACACATATATAAGTGTATCATTTTCAATTAGAAACATATAACATTTGTGGGCTCGTTGAAAAGCTCTCGGAAAATGTAATCCAAAAATAaatctttattttttatttttgtggaTATCATTAAaaactcaaaaatctcaaaaaatttattactaTTTTATTTTGCGTGAGCTTTCTAACGAGCTCGAACGTGgtatatgtttccatttgaaaaacagaagtaggatggggttgcggctaagggTTTGAAAAAAACACCCATTTTATTACAATAACATGAGGGTAGTTATTTTAATCAATCAACAGGTTTTGAATTTGATTCCAGAGGCTTATGCTACTGTATATCCTCGGTCTGACCTGAAGGGCACAAGCCGTCACTGATGTAATGAAGAAAACTGATCAGAAGTGTGAGACATTCTGAGAGTATGAGGACGATCAATAATTAATACAAATTTATCGGCAAGGAGTAATGATTTTGACACATCAAATTCAATCGAAAACCAGCATGCTGGATCATTATTACACTTCATAACGTAAGATTCAATTGACTTTTCCTTTGAAAAGAGAGAACCATGATCAATTTTGAAGAACTACGAAGTCAATGATAGAAATTACCTTCAATAACACAATTTGAAGTTTTTAAATCCAAagacaataaaaaataacatatttCAAACATCAGAGATTAAGCTGTCTGAAGAATCCCTCATCAGGGAAGCCGCCAGCTACCCAGTAAAACCAACATTTGATGACGTTTAAAGAGAATGCCGACAAGCTTGATCAACATAAAAAACTCTTGGAATTAAGGGAACTCAAGGAGTGACATGCTGACTCGAAACCTCATGGGTTTTCTAATTAGAATTCGttactattgaatttatatatcATTATCGCGAATCGGCAAGTATGGGGACCGCGGGGTCTGCGAGGGCCTCCGCTACGCTTCTGCTTTTAGTTCTAGTATATAAGAATTTTCACACCGCTTACCTGCCAACCACTTTGAGCTTTAGACACATATATGACATTCAATAGTTTGTGTATATCTGGTGTTCTTCCTGCTATTGTATCATTGTGCTCGTTTCCCACTTCGTATAGCCTTAGAACACAAGAACTCTTGAAGAAGTTTGAATCCTCCGGTACATGCCAGTAGAAATGCAGTTCAGCATTGAGAATAGTATGACCAGGATCCATTTTACCGAAATTTAAGTTCAAAAGCATCGAGTCATTCTTGTGTTTGTTGAATATCACTTTCGTTATATCTGGCAATCTTTCGCCGTTCTCGATTTTCATTGATGCTTTCTGCACTATGCTGTTGTAGAGAAATGGATAAATCTGGAACGGAAGTTCGGAAGTATTGAAATGGTTACTGTGGCTGCCACTGTAGTTCCACTCCTCATCCAAAAATGCTTCGAATTTCCGGAGCTCCTGAAGAAtgagatatattgaaaaattatattatagcTGCATGTACACGAGAAACTTCAAGAAAATTCCAGGAATCGGTTATTATAACCGCTTCGGTTCCGGTATTTGtccaaatcattttttttttaatgttacgaggatatattgaaaaattcttagcctactatagaaccaaacaaaatttcaatgtggaaatattttgttactcaacatattctactcttaattggatacatttattacagcgaacctgcaacgtctctagacctttcaaaaaaaatgtttcttcttgctctgcaaaccagaccttcacagcttttattacctcctcgttggaagaaaatttacgaccttttaaactttttttcagttgaggatagaaatgatagtcgaatggagccatatctggcgaataaggggggtgttctagtaatgcaAACcttaaatcaagaattttttgcatggcagatttgtatgcaggggcgttgtcccgctgaaacaaaacaccttcggctagctttccgcgtcttttctctttaattttttcccgtagaggggtcagtaatgtcgaataggaatctccggttattgttccacccttattcaaaacaatcaatcatgattattccatggcaatcccaaaaaatttaagcaagaacatttccagcagatttttggacacaaaacttcttaggtcatggagaaccagagtgtcgccattccatcatttgttgctttgtttctggatcgtagaaatgtacccaagtctcatccatagtaacaattcggtttaagcagtatacatcgttttcaaatcgagcacagatcgaacgcgatgcttctaatacccttgcacgctttggtcaacattcaaacatttggggatccattttgcagcatttttccaaattgacgtgaactatatgatgaacgcgttcgtatgaaatattcagtgcttcagatatccgttttagcccaattcgacggtctgataaaatcatgtcatgaactccatcgatattttcggggactgacgcaGAAAC
Proteins encoded:
- the LOC123310186 gene encoding bone morphogenetic protein 4-like; the protein is MLFRISIVLVFVIVPALSLTDTVSVNSTVGLKVHNISENVPFNISKDGKTYFFKYNTNNNQFRIYNRVSVNPVVAQNASDTPVTKRRISKTSNRTNINELRKFEAFLDEEWNYSGSHSNHFNTSELPFQIYPFLYNSIVQKASMKIENGERLPDITKVIFNKHKNDSMLLNLNFGKMDPGHTILNAELHFYWHVPEDSNFFKSSCVLRLYEVGNEHNDTIAGRTPDIHKLLNVIYVSKAQSGWQMFRITKKLIETWVNMTEELRLLISISEANQVNSTTIFNDAKNEKKMRTFLILRIKDGENDDLTEIVPKNYSEESRGHHKYCSKSDFYLDFRKLHWSNFIIAPEGFMAYDCLGKCTKGITPIFFPIT